A single region of the Mycteria americana isolate JAX WOST 10 ecotype Jacksonville Zoo and Gardens chromosome 10, USCA_MyAme_1.0, whole genome shotgun sequence genome encodes:
- the LOC142415222 gene encoding actin-binding protein WASF3-like — protein MPLVKRNIEPRHLCRGALPEGVTSELECVTNSTLAAIIKQLGSLSRHAEDIFGELFNEANSFYMRMNSLQERVDLLVIKVTQLDSTVEEVSLQDINMRKAFKSSTVQNQQVVSRNSIPNPVMEMYQRCDKPPPLNILTPYRDDKKDGLKFYTDPSYFFNLWKEKMLQATEDKRKEKRRQKEQRLVEDSTREVKKVRKARNRRLEWNMMAYDKEFRPDNRFSPSPYHMASSEGSLSPDNRSYASDVADHSYPASPNHPAQLLAPASHLAPAEHKEGVLAAAPPQEHVYRPAPAPGSRQNSLNRLQQPHVPQPPEAILNGPRPHLVKDYGPQPVPMAEYFVPPAPPPPPPVIPSAQTAFDSPISAPPALAPGSAAPPSYAPSPPPAPPGPYSASPPQAGPMGPPVAPPPPPPGPPAIAASPAHSASPPAPAVEPRKPQIPLMPMSDARSDLLAAIRRGIQLRKVQEQWEQEAKKEPVGNDVATILSRRIAVEYSESDDDSELDDNEWSD, from the exons ATGCCGCTGGTGAAGAGGAATATCGAGCCCCGGCACCTGTGCCGGGGGGCTCTTCCCGAGGGGGTGACGAGTGAGCTGGAGTGCGTCACCAACAGCACGCTGGCTGCCATCATCAAGCAGCTGGGCAGCCTCA GCAGGCACGCGGAGGACATCTTCGGCGAGCTGTTCAACGAAGCCAACAGTTTCTACATGCGGATGAACTCGCTGCAGGAGAGGGTGGACCTGCTGGTCATCAAGGTGACGCAGCTGGACTCCACCGTGGAGgaag TTTCGCTGCAGGACATCAACATGCGGAAAGCCTTCAAGAGCTCCACGGTGCAGAACCAGCAGGTTGTGTCTCGCAACTCCATCCCCAACCCGGTGATGGAGATGTACCAGCGCTGCGACAAGCCCCCGCCGCTCAACATCCTCACGCCCTACAG GGATGACAAAAAGGACGGCCTCAAGTTCTACACCGACCCCTCCTACTTCTTCAACTTatggaaggagaaaatgttgCAGGCGACAGAAGATAAGAGAAAGGAGAAGCGCCGGCAGAAG GAGCAGCGGCTGGTGGAGGACTCCACCCGGGAGGTGAAGAAAGTGAGGAAAGCCCGCAACCGGCGCCTGGAGTGGAACATGATGGCGTATGATAAAGAGTTCCGACCCGATAACAGGTTCTCGCCATCCCCCTATCACATGGCGTCATCGGAAGGATCGCTGTCCCCAGATAATAG ATCTTACGCGTCAGACGTGGCCGACCACTCGTACCCGGCGAGCCCCAACCACCCTGCGCAGCTGCTGGCCCCGGCGTCCCACCTGGCCCCGGCGGAGCACAAGGAGGGGGTGCTGGCGGCCGCACCCCCCCAGGAGCATGTCTACCGCCCGGCGCCGGCGCCGGGCAGCCGGCAGAACAGCCTCAACCGCCTCCAGCAGCCCCATGTGCCGCAGCCCCCCGAGGCTATCCTCAACGGGCCGAGACCTCACTTAGTCAAGGATTACGG CCCGCAGCCGGTGCCAATGGCAGAGTACTTcgtgccgcccgccccgccgcccccaccgCCCGTCATCCCCTCCGCACAGACCGCCTTCGACAGCCCCATCTCAGCTCCCCCCGCGCTGGCCCCTGGCTCGGCCGCCCCACCATCCTACGCGCCCTCgccgccccccgcaccccccggcccctACTCCGCTTCCCCGCCGCAGGCCGGCCCCATGGGACCCCCGgtggcaccgccgccgccgccgccggggccccccgCCATAGCCGCCTCGCCAGCGCACTCGGCATCGCCGCCGGCCCCCGCTGTGGAGCCCCGGAAGCCGCAGATCCCACTGATGCCCATGAGCGATGCCCGGAGCGACCTGCTGGCAGCCATCCGCAGGG GAATCCAACTCCGGAAAGTCCAGGAGCAATGGGAACAAGAGGCCAAAAAAGAGCCTGTGGGCAACGACGTGGCGACGATCCTGTCCCGCCGGATCGCGGTGGAGTACAGCGAGTCCGACGACGACTCCGAGCTGGACGATAACGAGTGGTCGGACTGa
- the LOC142415198 gene encoding G-protein coupled receptor 12-like yields the protein MLHGPAAMGEPWQPQPQQQRLPGLGNASEPSAWPSAAGGPGTAAPGGGGAGPGAGAGPGAGGAVSPWDIALCATGTAVAGENALVLAVLFYTPSLRAPMFLLIGSLALADLLAGLGLVANFAVRYLLRPPSEAAELGAAGLLLAAFSASVCSLLAITVDRYLSLYNALTYHSERTLGFTCAMVLLMWLLCLGVGLLPLLGWNCLRDQSACSILRPVTKDNAAVLAVTFLLLFALMMQLYLQICKIAFRHAQQIAVQHQFIATAQATSTRKGLSTLSLILGTFALCWIPFAIYSLVADSTYPAVYTYSLALPATCNSLINPIIYAFRNPDIQKSLWLACCGCVPATFSARPRTSSDV from the coding sequence ATGCTGCACGGCCCCGCCGCCATGGGGGAGCCGtggcagccgcagccgcagcagcagcggctCCCGGGGCTCGGCAACGCCTCGGAGCCCAGCGCCTGGCCctcggcggcgggcgggccggggacggcggcgccgggcggcggcggggccgggcccggggccggggccgggcccggggccggcggggccgtcAGCCCCTGGGACATCGCGCTGTGCGCCACGGGGACGGCGGTGGCGGGGGAAAACGCGCTGGTGCTGGCCGTGCTGTTCTACACGCCGAGCCTGCGGGCGCCCATGTTCCTGCTGATcggcagcctggccctggccgACCTgctggccgggctggggctggtggccaaCTTCGCCGTGCGCTACCTGCTGCGGCCGCCCAGCGAGGCGGCGgagctgggggcggcggggctgctgctggccgccTTCTCCGCCTCCGTCTGCAGCCTGCTGGCCATCACCGTGGACCGCTACCTGTCGCTGTACAACGCGCTCACCTACCACAGCGAGCGCACGCTGGGCTTCACCTGCGCCATGGTGCTGCTGATGTGGCTGCTGTGCCTGggcgtggggctgctgcccctcCTGGGCTGGAACTGCCTGCGGGACCAGAGCGCCTGCAGCATCCTGCGGCCCGTCACCAAGGACAACGCGGCGGTGCTGGCcgtcaccttcctcctcctcttcgccCTCATGATGCAGCTCTACCTGCAGATCTGCAAGATCGCCTTCCGGCACGCCCAGCAGATCGCCGTCCAGCACCAGTTCATCGCCACGGCGCAGGCCACCTCCACCCGCAAAGGGCTCTCCACCCTCTCGCTCATCCTCGGCACCTTCGCCCTGTGCTGGATCCCCTTCGCCATCTACTCCCTGGTGGCCGATTCCACCTACCCCGCCGTCTACACCTACTCCCTGGCGCTGCCCGCCACCTGCAACTCCCTCATCAACCCCATCATTTACGCCTTCAGGAACCCCGACATCCAGAAGTCGCTCTGGCTGGCCTGCTGCGGCTGCGTCCCCGCCACCTTCTCCGCCAGACCAAGGACATCCAGCGATGTGTGA